One stretch of Orcinus orca chromosome 15, mOrcOrc1.1, whole genome shotgun sequence DNA includes these proteins:
- the TPCN1 gene encoding two pore channel protein 1 isoform X5, whose product MNYQEAAIYLQEGENNDKFFTHPKNAKALAAYLFAHNHLFYLMELSAALLLLLLSLCEAPAVPALRLGIYVHATLELFALMVVVFELCMKLRWLGLHTFIRHRRTMVKTSVLVVQFVEAIVVLVRQTSHVRVTRALRCIFLVDCRYCGGVRRNLRQIFQSLPPFMDILSLLLFFMIIFAILGFYLFSPNPSDPYFSTLENSIVSLFVLLTTANFPDVMMPSYSRNPWSCVFFIVYLSIELYFIMNLLLAVVFDTFNDIEKHKFKSLLLHKRTAIQHAYRLLISQRGPAGISYRQFEGLMRFYKPRMTAGERYLTFKALNQSNSPLLSLKDFQDIYEVAALKWKAKRNREHWFDELPRTAFLIFKGINILVKSKAFQYFMYLVVAVNGVWILVETFMLKGGNFFSKHVPWSYLVFLTIYGVELFLKVAGLGPVEYLSSGWNLFDFFVTAFAFLGLLALAFNMEPFYFIVVLRPLQLLRLFKLKKRYRNVLDTMFELLPRMASLGLTLLTFYYSFAIVGMEFFCGILYPNCCNTSTVADAYRWLNHTMDNRTVVEEGYYYLNNFDNILNSFVTLFELTVVNNWYIIMEGITSQTSHWSRLYFMTFYIVTMVVMTIIVAFILEAFVFRMNYSRKNRDSEVDGGITLEKEISKDELIAVLKLYQEAWGAASDIAQLLKILSQMERYEQNTLVFLGRRSRTKSDLSLKMYQEEIQEWYEEHARKQEQQQRQLSGRVVPTTPQPPGSRQRSQTIT is encoded by the exons ATGAATTATCAAGAGGCAGCAATCTACCTCCAG GAAGGTGAGAATAACGACAAGTTCTTCACCCACCCCAAGAATGCCAAAGCGCTGGCGGCCTACCTCTTTGCTCACAACCACCTCTTCTACCTGATGGAGCTGTCCGCAGccctgctcctgctgctgctgtccCTGTGCGAGGCTCCGGCCGTGCCCGCGCTCCGGCTGGGCATTTAC GTCCACGCGACCCTGGAGCTGTTTGCCCTGATGGTGGTCGTGTTTGAACTCTGCATGAAGTTGCGGTGGCTGGGCCTTCACACCTTCATCCGGCACAGACGGACCATGGTCAAG ACCTCTGTGCTGGTGGTGCAGTTCGTTGAGGCCATCGTGGTGTTGGTACGGCAGACGTCCCACGTGCGGGTGACCCGGGCGCTGCGCTGCATCTTCCTGGTGGACTGTCGGTACTGCGGTGGCGTCCGGCG CAACCTGCGCCAGATCTTCCAGTCCCTGCCGCCCTTCATGGACATCCTCTCGCTGCTCCTCTTCTTCATGATCATTTTCGCCATCCTTG GTTTCTACTTGTTCTCCCCTAATCCTTCAGACCCC tACTTCAGCACCCTGGAGAACAGCATTGTCAGTCTGTTCGTCCTTCTGACCACCGCCAA TTTCCCAGATGTGATGATGCCCTCCTACTCCCGGAACCCCTGGTCCTGCGTCTTCTTCATCGTGTACCTCTCCATCGAGCTGTACTTCATCATGAACCTG CTTCTGGCCGTGGTATTTGACACCTTCAATGACATCGAGAAACACAAGTTCAAGTCTTTGCTGCTACACAAGCGAACCGCCATCCAGCACGCCTACCGCCTGCTCATCAGCCAACGG ggGCCTGCCGGCATCTCCTACAGGCAGTTTGAAGGCCTGATGCGCTTCTACAAGCCCCGGATGACTGCCGGGGAGCGCTATCTCACGTTCAAGGCCCTGAATCAGAGCAACTCGCCTCTGCTCAG CCTGAAGGACTTTCAAGACATCTACGAAGTTGCCGCCTTGAAGTGGAAG GCAAAGAGAAATAGAGAGCACTGGTTTGATGAGCTTCCCAGGACAGCATTCCTCATCTTCAAAG GAATTAATATCCTTGTGAAGTCCAAGGCCTTCCAGTATTTCATGT ACTTGGTGGTGGCAGTCAACGGGGTCTGGATCCTTGTGGAGACCTTCATGCTGAAAG GTGGGAACTTCTTCTCCAAGCATGTGCCCTGGAGTTACCTCGTCTTTCTGACCA TTTACGGGGTGGAGCTGTTCCTGAAAGTAGCCGGCCTCGGCCCCGTTGAGTACTTGTCCTCCGGATGGAATCT gttCGACTTCTTCGTCACAGCGTTCGCCTTCCTGGGACTGCTGGCTCTGGCCTTCAACATGGAGCCTTTTTATTTCATAGTGGTCCTGCGTCCCCTCCAGCTGCTGAG GTTGTTTAAACTGAAGAAGCGTTACCGCAACGTGCTGGACACCATGTTTGAACTGCTGCCCCGGATGGCCAG CCTGGGCCTCACCCTGCTCACCTTCTACTACTCCTTCGCCATCGTGGGCATGGAATTCTTCTGTGGGATCCTCTACCCCAACTGCTGCAA TACGAGCACAGTGGCAGACGCCTACCGCTGGCTCAATCACACCATGGACAACAGGACCGTGGTGGAGGAAGGCTACTACTATCTCAACAATTTTGACAACATCCTGAACAGCTTTG TGACCTTGTTTGAGCTCACAGTTGTCAACAACTGGTACATCATCATG GAAGGCATCACCTCACAGACCTCCCACTGGAGCCGCCTCTACTTCATGACCTTCTACATCGTGACCATG GTGGTGATGACTATCATTGTCGCCTTCATTCTCGAAGCCTTCGTCTTCCGCATGAACTACAGCCGCAAGAACCGGGACTCAGAAG TTGACGGCGGTATCACCCTTGAGAAGGAAATCTCCAAAGATGAGCTGATTGCTGTCCTGAAGCTCtaccaggaggcctggggagccGCCTCTGACATCGCCCAGTTGCTCAAGATCCTCTCCCAGATGGAGAGATACGAG CAAAATACCTTGGTGTTTCTGGGACGGAGATCGAGGACCAAAAGCGATCTGAGCCTAAAGATGTACCAAGAGGAGATTCAG GAGTGGTATGAGGAACACGCCCGGAAGCAGGAGCAGCAGCAACGACAGCTCAGCGGCCGTGTGGTCCCCACCACCCCGCAGCCTCCAGGCAGCCGCCAGCGCTCCCAGACCATCACCTAA
- the TPCN1 gene encoding two pore channel protein 1 isoform X2 has translation MLQHVEILDSPQGRFRGRMQSSQLFCREPLGPVTSAWRKTLPSVQTGHPGLSACPLCGELLSYLEFFCCCYCCFVFQCLSVQQFLSVPSPLCSSPWADCQDAGRAVKGLVMHKSLVAKVVGPEKAAGWFHRRVLCPGHPKCRTKCFSLGVGVGGTCPRGSEWDLPGCQECSWSASPGPSPASGEAGLLWEPEDCRSHPPALLCIVFFLLLPARFWASCLPGKTEMQRRGPAIMFLDEAADGQLPDSPVVRSSHLLQLGPCDGGKYAVHDSCTPNLSSGGESSPSSLTGHNWEMNYQEAAIYLQEGENNDKFFTHPKNAKALAAYLFAHNHLFYLMELSAALLLLLLSLCEAPAVPALRLGIYVHATLELFALMVVVFELCMKLRWLGLHTFIRHRRTMVKTSVLVVQFVEAIVVLVRQTSHVRVTRALRCIFLVDCRYCGGVRRNLRQIFQSLPPFMDILSLLLFFMIIFAILGFYLFSPNPSDPYFSTLENSIVSLFVLLTTANFPDVMMPSYSRNPWSCVFFIVYLSIELYFIMNLLLAVVFDTFNDIEKHKFKSLLLHKRTAIQHAYRLLISQRGPAGISYRQFEGLMRFYKPRMTAGERYLTFKALNQSNSPLLSLKDFQDIYEVAALKWKAKRNREHWFDELPRTAFLIFKGINILVKSKAFQYFMYLVVAVNGVWILVETFMLKGGNFFSKHVPWSYLVFLTIYGVELFLKVAGLGPVEYLSSGWNLFDFFVTAFAFLGLLALAFNMEPFYFIVVLRPLQLLRLFKLKKRYRNVLDTMFELLPRMASLGLTLLTFYYSFAIVGMEFFCGILYPNCCK, from the exons ATGCTGCAGCACGTGGAAATCTTGGATTCCCCACAGGGTCGTTTCAGAGGCCGCATGCAAAGCAGCCAGCTGTTTTGCAGGGAGCCTCTGGGCCCTGTTACATCAGCTTGGAGGAAAACGTTACCATCTGTGCAAACAGGTCATCCTGGTTTGTCTGCCTGTCCTCTGTGTGGGGAACTTCTCTCCTACTTGgagttcttttgttgttgttattgttgttttgtattCCAATGCCTGTCAGTTCAGcagtttctttctgttccttctccTCTATGTTCATCTCCCTGGGCTGACTGCCAGGATGCAGGGAGGGCAGTTAAGGGGTTGGTGATGCATAAATCTTTAGTGGCGAAGGTCGTTGGGCCTGAAAAGGCTGCAGGCTGGTTTCACAGGAGAGTTCTCTGCCCAGGGCACCCGAAGTGCAGAACAAAGTGTTTCTCTttgggggttggggttggggggacTTGCCCTAGAGGCTCCGAATGGGATCTTCCTGGTTGCCAAGAATGTTCCTGGTCAGCTTCCCCTGGCCCTTCTCCTGCGAGCGGAGAAGCTGGTTTGCTGTGGGAGCCAGAAGACTGCCGCTCCCACCCTCCTGCGCTGCTGTGTAtcgtttttttcctccttcttcccgcCCGTTTCTGGGCCAGCTGCCTCCCAGGAAAGACGGAAATGCAGAGGCGAGGGCCGGCCATCATGTTCCTGGACGAGGCGGCGGATGGCCAGCTCCCCGACAGCCCCGTCGTGAGGTCATCCCACCTCCTCCAGCTGGGCCCTTGCG ATGGAGGCAAATATGCCGTCCATGACTCCTGCACCCCCAATCTGAGCTCAGGGGGCGAGAGTTCCCCCTCCAGCCTCACCGGACACAACTGGGAGATGAATTATCAAGAGGCAGCAATCTACCTCCAG GAAGGTGAGAATAACGACAAGTTCTTCACCCACCCCAAGAATGCCAAAGCGCTGGCGGCCTACCTCTTTGCTCACAACCACCTCTTCTACCTGATGGAGCTGTCCGCAGccctgctcctgctgctgctgtccCTGTGCGAGGCTCCGGCCGTGCCCGCGCTCCGGCTGGGCATTTAC GTCCACGCGACCCTGGAGCTGTTTGCCCTGATGGTGGTCGTGTTTGAACTCTGCATGAAGTTGCGGTGGCTGGGCCTTCACACCTTCATCCGGCACAGACGGACCATGGTCAAG ACCTCTGTGCTGGTGGTGCAGTTCGTTGAGGCCATCGTGGTGTTGGTACGGCAGACGTCCCACGTGCGGGTGACCCGGGCGCTGCGCTGCATCTTCCTGGTGGACTGTCGGTACTGCGGTGGCGTCCGGCG CAACCTGCGCCAGATCTTCCAGTCCCTGCCGCCCTTCATGGACATCCTCTCGCTGCTCCTCTTCTTCATGATCATTTTCGCCATCCTTG GTTTCTACTTGTTCTCCCCTAATCCTTCAGACCCC tACTTCAGCACCCTGGAGAACAGCATTGTCAGTCTGTTCGTCCTTCTGACCACCGCCAA TTTCCCAGATGTGATGATGCCCTCCTACTCCCGGAACCCCTGGTCCTGCGTCTTCTTCATCGTGTACCTCTCCATCGAGCTGTACTTCATCATGAACCTG CTTCTGGCCGTGGTATTTGACACCTTCAATGACATCGAGAAACACAAGTTCAAGTCTTTGCTGCTACACAAGCGAACCGCCATCCAGCACGCCTACCGCCTGCTCATCAGCCAACGG ggGCCTGCCGGCATCTCCTACAGGCAGTTTGAAGGCCTGATGCGCTTCTACAAGCCCCGGATGACTGCCGGGGAGCGCTATCTCACGTTCAAGGCCCTGAATCAGAGCAACTCGCCTCTGCTCAG CCTGAAGGACTTTCAAGACATCTACGAAGTTGCCGCCTTGAAGTGGAAG GCAAAGAGAAATAGAGAGCACTGGTTTGATGAGCTTCCCAGGACAGCATTCCTCATCTTCAAAG GAATTAATATCCTTGTGAAGTCCAAGGCCTTCCAGTATTTCATGT ACTTGGTGGTGGCAGTCAACGGGGTCTGGATCCTTGTGGAGACCTTCATGCTGAAAG GTGGGAACTTCTTCTCCAAGCATGTGCCCTGGAGTTACCTCGTCTTTCTGACCA TTTACGGGGTGGAGCTGTTCCTGAAAGTAGCCGGCCTCGGCCCCGTTGAGTACTTGTCCTCCGGATGGAATCT gttCGACTTCTTCGTCACAGCGTTCGCCTTCCTGGGACTGCTGGCTCTGGCCTTCAACATGGAGCCTTTTTATTTCATAGTGGTCCTGCGTCCCCTCCAGCTGCTGAG GTTGTTTAAACTGAAGAAGCGTTACCGCAACGTGCTGGACACCATGTTTGAACTGCTGCCCCGGATGGCCAG CCTGGGCCTCACCCTGCTCACCTTCTACTACTCCTTCGCCATCGTGGGCATGGAATTCTTCTGTGGGATCCTCTACCCCAACTGCTGCAA GTGA
- the TPCN1 gene encoding two pore channel protein 1 isoform X4 has translation MLQHVEILDSPQGRFRGRMQSSQLFCREPLGPVTSAWRKTLPSVQTGHPGLSACPLCGELLSYLEFFCCCYCCFVFQCLSVQQFLSVPSPLCSSPWADCQDAGRAVKGLVMHKSLVAKVVGPEKAAGWFHRRVLCPGHPKCRTKCFSLGVGVGGTCPRGSEWDLPGCQECSWSASPGPSPASGEAGLLWEPEDCRSHPPALLCIVFFLLLPARFWASCLPGKTEMQRRGPAIMFLDEAADGQLPDSPVVRSSHLLQLGPCDGGKYAVHDSCTPNLSSGGESSPSSLTGHNWEMNYQEAAIYLQEGENNDKFFTHPKNAKALAAYLFAHNHLFYLMELSAALLLLLLSLCEAPAVPALRLGIYVHATLELFALMVVVFELCMKLRWLGLHTFIRHRRTMVKTSVLVVQFVEAIVVLVRQTSHVRVTRALRCIFLVDCRYCGGVRRNLRQIFQSLPPFMDILSLLLFFMIIFAILGFYLFSPNPSDPYFSTLENSIVSLFVLLTTANFPDVMMPSYSRNPWSCVFFIVYLSIELYFIMNLLLAVVFDTFNDIEKHKFKSLLLHKRTAIQHAYRLLISQRGPAGISYRQFEGLMRFYKPRMTAGERYLTFKALNQSNSPLLSLKDFQDIYEVAALKWKAKRNREHWFDELPRTAFLIFKGINILVKSKAFQYFMYLVVAVNGVWILVETFMLKGGNFFSKHVPWSYLVFLTIYGVELFLKVAGLGPVEYLSSGWNLFDFFVTAFAFLGLLALAFNMEPFYFIVVLRPLQLLRLFKLKKRYRNVLDTMFELLPRMAR, from the exons ATGCTGCAGCACGTGGAAATCTTGGATTCCCCACAGGGTCGTTTCAGAGGCCGCATGCAAAGCAGCCAGCTGTTTTGCAGGGAGCCTCTGGGCCCTGTTACATCAGCTTGGAGGAAAACGTTACCATCTGTGCAAACAGGTCATCCTGGTTTGTCTGCCTGTCCTCTGTGTGGGGAACTTCTCTCCTACTTGgagttcttttgttgttgttattgttgttttgtattCCAATGCCTGTCAGTTCAGcagtttctttctgttccttctccTCTATGTTCATCTCCCTGGGCTGACTGCCAGGATGCAGGGAGGGCAGTTAAGGGGTTGGTGATGCATAAATCTTTAGTGGCGAAGGTCGTTGGGCCTGAAAAGGCTGCAGGCTGGTTTCACAGGAGAGTTCTCTGCCCAGGGCACCCGAAGTGCAGAACAAAGTGTTTCTCTttgggggttggggttggggggacTTGCCCTAGAGGCTCCGAATGGGATCTTCCTGGTTGCCAAGAATGTTCCTGGTCAGCTTCCCCTGGCCCTTCTCCTGCGAGCGGAGAAGCTGGTTTGCTGTGGGAGCCAGAAGACTGCCGCTCCCACCCTCCTGCGCTGCTGTGTAtcgtttttttcctccttcttcccgcCCGTTTCTGGGCCAGCTGCCTCCCAGGAAAGACGGAAATGCAGAGGCGAGGGCCGGCCATCATGTTCCTGGACGAGGCGGCGGATGGCCAGCTCCCCGACAGCCCCGTCGTGAGGTCATCCCACCTCCTCCAGCTGGGCCCTTGCG ATGGAGGCAAATATGCCGTCCATGACTCCTGCACCCCCAATCTGAGCTCAGGGGGCGAGAGTTCCCCCTCCAGCCTCACCGGACACAACTGGGAGATGAATTATCAAGAGGCAGCAATCTACCTCCAG GAAGGTGAGAATAACGACAAGTTCTTCACCCACCCCAAGAATGCCAAAGCGCTGGCGGCCTACCTCTTTGCTCACAACCACCTCTTCTACCTGATGGAGCTGTCCGCAGccctgctcctgctgctgctgtccCTGTGCGAGGCTCCGGCCGTGCCCGCGCTCCGGCTGGGCATTTAC GTCCACGCGACCCTGGAGCTGTTTGCCCTGATGGTGGTCGTGTTTGAACTCTGCATGAAGTTGCGGTGGCTGGGCCTTCACACCTTCATCCGGCACAGACGGACCATGGTCAAG ACCTCTGTGCTGGTGGTGCAGTTCGTTGAGGCCATCGTGGTGTTGGTACGGCAGACGTCCCACGTGCGGGTGACCCGGGCGCTGCGCTGCATCTTCCTGGTGGACTGTCGGTACTGCGGTGGCGTCCGGCG CAACCTGCGCCAGATCTTCCAGTCCCTGCCGCCCTTCATGGACATCCTCTCGCTGCTCCTCTTCTTCATGATCATTTTCGCCATCCTTG GTTTCTACTTGTTCTCCCCTAATCCTTCAGACCCC tACTTCAGCACCCTGGAGAACAGCATTGTCAGTCTGTTCGTCCTTCTGACCACCGCCAA TTTCCCAGATGTGATGATGCCCTCCTACTCCCGGAACCCCTGGTCCTGCGTCTTCTTCATCGTGTACCTCTCCATCGAGCTGTACTTCATCATGAACCTG CTTCTGGCCGTGGTATTTGACACCTTCAATGACATCGAGAAACACAAGTTCAAGTCTTTGCTGCTACACAAGCGAACCGCCATCCAGCACGCCTACCGCCTGCTCATCAGCCAACGG ggGCCTGCCGGCATCTCCTACAGGCAGTTTGAAGGCCTGATGCGCTTCTACAAGCCCCGGATGACTGCCGGGGAGCGCTATCTCACGTTCAAGGCCCTGAATCAGAGCAACTCGCCTCTGCTCAG CCTGAAGGACTTTCAAGACATCTACGAAGTTGCCGCCTTGAAGTGGAAG GCAAAGAGAAATAGAGAGCACTGGTTTGATGAGCTTCCCAGGACAGCATTCCTCATCTTCAAAG GAATTAATATCCTTGTGAAGTCCAAGGCCTTCCAGTATTTCATGT ACTTGGTGGTGGCAGTCAACGGGGTCTGGATCCTTGTGGAGACCTTCATGCTGAAAG GTGGGAACTTCTTCTCCAAGCATGTGCCCTGGAGTTACCTCGTCTTTCTGACCA TTTACGGGGTGGAGCTGTTCCTGAAAGTAGCCGGCCTCGGCCCCGTTGAGTACTTGTCCTCCGGATGGAATCT gttCGACTTCTTCGTCACAGCGTTCGCCTTCCTGGGACTGCTGGCTCTGGCCTTCAACATGGAGCCTTTTTATTTCATAGTGGTCCTGCGTCCCCTCCAGCTGCTGAG GTTGTTTAAACTGAAGAAGCGTTACCGCAACGTGCTGGACACCATGTTTGAACTGCTGCCCCGGATGGCCAG GTAA